DNA sequence from the Candidatus Fluviicola riflensis genome:
TTTCTTTGCAAACTGGCGTAATTCATAATTTTTTTGATGGATCTTCACTCATAAACAAGAATTTAAACCAAGCAAAAAGACGTCCTAAAAACCTTTTCGGTGGCGCTTTGAACGATTCGAGAGGGATGCAGTTTCAAAGGTCACTAAACTCACGCTCTTCAATTTCGGCAGAATACACAGGATTGGACGCAGCTTACGACTACGTGGAAGTTTTTAACAATGCTACGGTCAAGCCGGTTGTTTACGCCAGATTCCTAAAATTTGCCAATATCACCTATTTGAGAAATCTCCAAATCACAGACAAGGTTAAGTTTATCTATGGTGGTGGTATTAACTATTTATGGGGGTCTGAAAGAATTTATCATTATACGTACTTCAACGGTAGTTGGGGCGAACCTCGTTTCTATGGCTATCACCGAACTGATTTCGGCTTAAATGCACGAACAGGAATAGAATATTCACCTATTGACTGGATGACTATTTACACTCACGTTGATTTTCTAGGTATAGTTTACTCAGGGGCAAGGGATTCTTGGGGAAATTATGCAGAAAAGTGGTACGAGGAAAAGTTCGGATTAACAAATATTCCAAGCCGTTATGACCTTTCGTTAAATATTGGAATTGGCTTCAATTTTTAACCTTTTCTCTATATGCAAACACTTACTATTCGTCACGCAATGAAACTGTTTTTTAAGACACTTATCGTTACTTTCCTTTTTTCAAGCTTCGGCATAAGATGTTCGGCGCAAAAACAATTAATTTCCGAAAATCTCGGTTGTGGGTTTTCTTTTTCTCCTGAGCTGAACAATCTCATAATAAAAGACAAAGCATCATATCAGTCGGTTCAATCGGAGTTCGGTTTTTCCGTCGGGGCAGAAATGAATTTTACCCTTAAAGAAAAATTCGTTTTTAGAATAGGCTTCGGTTGCGGGCTGAAGCAATTCACGTACGTGAATGATAATGTCGTGTTGAATAACTACTACAATCCGGAACTGGGTTTTATAAATCCTACTGTAACTATGTCTTACGACATTGCTCTCAATGAAGTACACGTACCATTACTAGTTCATTACAGGCTGTTCAAATCATTCTTTGTCGGCGGTGGGGTTGAGTTCATTAAACCATTCTACTCCCCGTCCTACTACACAATAAGTGGAAATCCAGACGTTGCTTTTAAAAGAACTTATATGTCGGTTGAACTATCCAAAAACGTAGTAATCAGCGCTAGTTTAGGTTATAGAATGAAGTTAGCGGAATCTTACCACTTACTAATTGAACCAACTTTCAGAATATACACGAAGGGGTATGGTTTTGGTACTGATGAATTGGGTGCGAATGGTAATAATTTTTATTCTGTTGGGTTAAAAACAACATTTTGGATTGGTGGAAAATGAATACAAGTAAAAACAGTGTGTAGATATTCAGCTATCTTCTTTGAATTCGTTATATGTTGAATGATTCATTCTTATAACTCAACTTGCACCTTTTGCGGAATCTTTTTACGATCATAAATAATTGAAGACAGAGTATTAATACGAGTGAATTGGATTGTGACAAAGTAATTTTTTAACAGCTCATTTTTCACTACATTTATCCCAATGAAAAGTTTGAAGAAAACGTTTGTATTGTTTCTTATTCTGGTGATTACACTTCCGGGGGAAACAGCGCATGCCTTTTCTTTTGTTCCTGAATTCATTTCGCATTACAAGCATCACAACAAAGAGCATCATCAGCTAAGCTTTATCGATTTCGTTGGTGAACACTTTGGTATAGGGCATCACGAAAGCCCTAAGCACCCGCACCACAAACAAGACGAGTGTCCTACGAACCACGATCATGCATTGGTTTCACTCACATTCGTTGTAGAAAAGAAAGATACGTTTGAGGCAATTTCGGAAGACATTGCATTCTTTGCTGAAAGAACCCCTGTTCCGCCTTACCAAACCTTTTTCTCTGAATTCCATTCCTCCATTTGGCAACCGCCAAAATTGAGCTAATCGATTATTAAATAAGTGTTGCAGGGCAAATACCGCCTTGTGTAGTCGCGCATTTCGTTTGCCGACCATTGTTTTACGATTAGAAGACTCAATATGTTAGATAAAATCATTCAATTTAGTATCAAGAACAAGTTCATTATAGGCTTGTTCACCTTAGCTTTAATCGGAGTAGGAAGTTACTCCCTTTACAAGCTTCCAATAGATGCATTGCCCGATATAACCAACAATCAGGTGCAGATCATCACCACTTCGCCAACGTTGGCAACACAGGAAGTGGAACAATTTATTACCTATCCCGTCGAACTTTCCGTAAAGCCAATTCCGCACATTGTAGAATTGCGCTCCACAAGCCGTTTCGGGTTAAGCGTAGTTACCGTTGTTTTTGAAGAAGACGTAGATATTTATTGGGCACGTGCTCAAATAACCGAACGCCTGAAAGAAGCAGAAAACTCCATTCCTCCCGGACTTGGAACGCCCGAAATGGCTCCAATCAGTTCAGGACTGGGGGAGATTTACCAATACGTTGTTTACCCCAAAAAGGGCTATGAGAAAAAGTTCGATGCTACCGAGCTTCGCTCTATTCAGGATTGGATCATCAGACCTCAATTATTAGGTACGCCAGGCGTTGCCGAAGTGAATACGCTGGGTGGATATTTGAAGCAATACGAAATTGCTATCAATCCAGATAAGTTGAAGAGCATGAACACCACCATTGTGGAGATTTTCGATGCCTTGGAAAAGAACAACGAGAATACAGGTGGTGCATACATCGACAAGAAACCGTATGCCTACTTCATTCGTGGAATTGGTATGGTAACGGGGATGGAAGACATTGGAAAGATCGTGGTGAAAACCCAAAACGGAATCCCGATCCTGATTCGTGACGTTGCAGATGTGCGCATTGGTGCAAGTACACGTTTTGGAGCAGTTACCAAAGACGGTAATGGCGAAGAAGTGAGCGGGGTGGCTATGATGCTCAAAGGCGAAAACAGTGCCGAGGTAGTAAGCCGTGTAAAAGAAAAAATGGCTCAAATTGAAAAATCCCTACCCAAAGGAGTAGCCATTGAAGCCTTTAGCGATAGAACAAAACTCATTGATCGGGCAATTAGCACCGTTGAGAAGAACCTCATTGAAGGAGCTTTGATCGTTATTTTTATTCTCGTCCTATTGCTCGGAAACTGGCGCGCGGGATTGGTTGTGGCTTCGGTAATTCCCTTGGCATTGCTTTTTGCAGTTTCCATGATGCACCTCTTTGGTGTAAGTGGAAACCTCATGAGCCTCGGTGCAATTGACTTTGGATTGATCGTCGATGGAGCAGTAATTATTGTAGAAGCAATCATTCACAGTTTGCAATCGAAAAGTAGGGTGGTATTATCTCGTGAGCAAATGGACGATGAGGTGTATAAAGCTTCATCCAAAATCAGAAGCAGTGCAGCATTCGGAGAAATTATCATATTAATTGTGTATCTACCCATCCTTGCGTTGGTAGGAATTGAAGGGAAAATGTTCGGGCCAATGGCACAAACCGTTTCGTTCGCCATTTTGGGGGCGTTCCTGCTTTCCTTGACTTACGTCCCAATGATGTCCGCTTTGGTTCTAAAAAGACAAACAGGACACAAGAAAAACTTCAGCGATCGAATCATAGAAGGAGCTCAAAGAATCTACACACCATTGTTGAACGGTGCGTTGAAAATGAAAGCTTTTGTTGTAGGAATCGCAGTGGTATTACTCTTTATTTCTTTGGTCATTTTCGGAAAATTAGGTGGTGAGTTTATCCCAACTTTAGACGAAGGAGATATTGCGACACACGTAATCATTGCTTCGGGTAGTTCACTTTCACAAGAAGTAGAAACAACCACGAAAGCAGAGAAATTACTCAAAAAACGATTCCCCGAAATCAAAATGATTGTTACCAAAATTGGTTCGGCTGAAATTCCAACAGACCCAATGCCTATGGAAGCGGGAGACATGATTATTCTCCTGAAAGACAAAGAGGAGTGGACATCTGCCGATTCCAAAGAAGAATTGATGGAGAAAATGGAAGAAACCTTGGACGAAATTCCGGGAGTAACAACCGAGTTTTCACAGCCCATTCAAATGCGTTTCAATGAATTGATGACAGGTGTGCGAAGCGATGTTGCCGTGAAGATTTACGGTGATGATTTGGATATGTTAGTTAGCAAAGGCGATGAAGTGTTGAATCTCATTCGTTCTGTAAAAGGCGTTGCCGATGCTAAAGCCGAACGGGTTGCAGGATTACCACAAATAACCGTTCGTTACAACAAAGACAAACTGGCACTTTACGGTTTGAATGTTGGAGACCTGAACAAAGTCATTCGTACAGGTTTTGCAGGAGAAAAAACAGGTGTTGTTTATGAGGGCGAAAAACGATTTGATATTGTACTTCGTTTGGCGGAAGACAGTAGAAGAGACATTTCAAATTTGAAAACACTGTACATTACCCTTCCTTCGGGAAGTCAAATTCCCTTGGAACAAGTTGCAGACATTGACTACGAACCCGGACCAATGCAGATTAGTCGTGAAAATGGTAAACGACGAATTGTTGTTGGCTTCAACGTTCGGGATCGAGACGTGCAAAGTGTCGTCGAAGAAATCCAGAAAAAACTGGATGGTAAATTAAAATTGCCTGCTGGTTATTTTCTAACCTATGGCGGACAGTTTGAAAATTTGGTTCAGGCATCAGCACGTTTGTCGGTTGCAGTTCCAATTGCATTGGCGCTGATCTTCATCTTGCTTTATTTCACCTTCCGATCCGTGAAGCAATCACTTTTAATCTTTACTGCAATTCCATTTTCTGCAATCGGAGGCGTATTTGCACTTTGGGTGCGTGATATGCCGTTCAGTATTTCTGCAGGTGTTGGTTTCATTGCACTATTTGGTGTGGCGGTTCTGAACGGAATCGTA
Encoded proteins:
- a CDS encoding CusA/CzcA family heavy metal efflux RND transporter produces the protein MLDKIIQFSIKNKFIIGLFTLALIGVGSYSLYKLPIDALPDITNNQVQIITTSPTLATQEVEQFITYPVELSVKPIPHIVELRSTSRFGLSVVTVVFEEDVDIYWARAQITERLKEAENSIPPGLGTPEMAPISSGLGEIYQYVVYPKKGYEKKFDATELRSIQDWIIRPQLLGTPGVAEVNTLGGYLKQYEIAINPDKLKSMNTTIVEIFDALEKNNENTGGAYIDKKPYAYFIRGIGMVTGMEDIGKIVVKTQNGIPILIRDVADVRIGASTRFGAVTKDGNGEEVSGVAMMLKGENSAEVVSRVKEKMAQIEKSLPKGVAIEAFSDRTKLIDRAISTVEKNLIEGALIVIFILVLLLGNWRAGLVVASVIPLALLFAVSMMHLFGVSGNLMSLGAIDFGLIVDGAVIIVEAIIHSLQSKSRVVLSREQMDDEVYKASSKIRSSAAFGEIIILIVYLPILALVGIEGKMFGPMAQTVSFAILGAFLLSLTYVPMMSALVLKRQTGHKKNFSDRIIEGAQRIYTPLLNGALKMKAFVVGIAVVLLFISLVIFGKLGGEFIPTLDEGDIATHVIIASGSSLSQEVETTTKAEKLLKKRFPEIKMIVTKIGSAEIPTDPMPMEAGDMIILLKDKEEWTSADSKEELMEKMEETLDEIPGVTTEFSQPIQMRFNELMTGVRSDVAVKIYGDDLDMLVSKGDEVLNLIRSVKGVADAKAERVAGLPQITVRYNKDKLALYGLNVGDLNKVIRTGFAGEKTGVVYEGEKRFDIVLRLAEDSRRDISNLKTLYITLPSGSQIPLEQVADIDYEPGPMQISRENGKRRIVVGFNVRDRDVQSVVEEIQKKLDGKLKLPAGYFLTYGGQFENLVQASARLSVAVPIALALIFILLYFTFRSVKQSLLIFTAIPFSAIGGVFALWVRDMPFSISAGVGFIALFGVAVLNGIVLISYFNQLKTDGMDDVLERVREGTKVRLRPVLLTASVASLGFLPMALSTSAGAEVQKPLATVVIGGLITATFLTLVVLPILYIFFEKGKLKVKGKTAIVLPILFALGTLNGFSQETVLTLDNAIDLGMKNNQLIQAGTLNIQAQNQLRPTAFELPKTDVSGMFGQYNTGAFDQNYMISQSVNPFQFKAKMGVIDASIQSSEIQLGQTQNEIRFYIRQSWFNLLYLNEVHKQLVTQDSVLSKFVKASDLRFQAGDVNELEKSTAIVKQKELQQQIRQNEMSLIAEQSRLKTLLGLKTDFSVAETLKMQPFLGTLDSIALEENPQLKLALQEVKLAEANQKLERSNMFPDLSAGYFIQSLTGNQEVNGQTVYYNGAPRFQGFTLGVSIPIFVGSSVAKSKSAKTTVMAQQANADYMKEQLKNQYSQQLQQLLTLQSAVEFYENSVLPSARTISTNATKAYEQGDISYIEYLQGIQTALESQISYVNVLNQYNQNVSAIQYLLNK